A genomic window from Populus nigra chromosome 7, ddPopNigr1.1, whole genome shotgun sequence includes:
- the LOC133698445 gene encoding protein LEAD-SENSITIVE 1-like produces the protein MGLLSNKIEREVLKPGDHIYSWRNAYLYAHHGIYVGDEKVIHFTRGAGQEIGTGTVLDRFVFSSSPSHPSDNPCPKCGDQSRLDGVISSCIDCFLSGGDLYLFEYDVSSALFLAKPRGGTCTLAKSDPPEDILHRASFLLQNGFGGYHIFKNNCEDFAIYCKTGLLVITNISVGRSGQAASFLAATSAVVSSPLRFLTTSFSGLAIVGYGMYCASRLVSDIGVRRDVSKIPVEQLIAGSRRNESEVVADLAKEN, from the exons ATGGGACTTCTTTCGAACAAGATCGAGAGAGAGGTGTTAAAGCCAGGGGATCATATCTACTCATGGAGAAACGCTTACTTATATGCCCATCACG GCATATATGTTGGTGATGAAAAGGTTATCCATTTCACTCGGGGAGCGGGCCAAGAAATTGGCACAGGAACTGTGTTAGACCGATTTGTTTTCAGCTCATCTCCTTCTCATCCTTCAGATAATCCATGCCCAAAATGTGGTGATCAATCAAGGCTTGATGGTGTCATCTCGTCCTGCATTGACTGTTTCCTCTCAGGTGGCGATCTCTATCTCTTTGAGTATGATGTCTCATCAGCTCTCTTCCTTGCTAAACCTCGAGGTGGTACCTGCACCCTTGCCAAATCTGACCCACCAGAAGACATCCTTCACCGTGCTTCCTTCCTCTTGCAGAATGGTTTTGGTGGATACCACATTTTCAAGAACAACTGTGAGGATTTCGCAATCTACTGTAAGACTGGTTTGCTCGTTATTACTAATATTAGTGTTGGCCGAAGTGGGCAGGCCGCTTCCTTCTTAGCTGCTACTAGTGCTGTTGTTTCTTCACCACTTCGATTTTTGACAACCAGCTTTAGCGGCCTGGCAATTGTGGGATATGGGATGTATTGTGCCAGCCGGCTAGTTTCTGATATCGGAGTACGTCGTGATGTGTCCAAAATCCCTGTTGAGCAGCTTATTGCCGGTTCTCGCCGAAATGAGTCAGAAGTTGTGGCTGACCTGGCCAAGGAAAATTAA